One window of Ziziphus jujuba cultivar Dongzao chromosome 5, ASM3175591v1 genomic DNA carries:
- the LOC107422701 gene encoding F-box protein SKIP23: MAADWTRLPPELLETISRNLTIYVDYLRFRCVCQSWRSSAPKTPIHLPPQLPWLMLPQSNFYRPHRSFFNPSTNKVHSLYLPEASHGKRRCGSSHGWLVVLDETPSVLLLNPLTRAKVHLPPLSTFPNVVRFDYSEIGREYLLRSSSSGELYTRSLRQMRDSFVKKVVLSCSPLEANGFIALAILNQTGDLAFCKNGDQSWTIIDDALSYSEDVVYVDGLFYAVNKYGGVAVCDVGGQSPGVSIIETPRQMGADMQYLVNSGDDLFLIPRYLDVDYDSMDDEANVFYRTVGFDVLKMDWRGPRWEKVSSLGGRTLFIGLNSSLSLLASDFPGCVGNCIYFTDDYSEFNFETVFGGHDSGIFSLWDKTIQRQWNSHCRVHWPPPLWVTPNPC; the protein is encoded by the coding sequence ATGGCAGCGGACTGGACGCGACTGCCGCCGGAACTCCTCGAAACAATCTCGAGAAATCTGACAATCTACGTCGACTACCTACGATTCCGATGCGTCTGCCAGAGCTGGCGATCCTCCGCCCCCAAAACCCCCATCCACCTACCCCCTCAACTCCCATGGCTGATGCTCCCCCAATCCAATTTCTACAGGCCTCATCGCTCTTTCTTCAATCCATCCACAAACAAAGTCCATTCCCTCTACCTCCCCGAAGCTTCTCATGGCAAACGCCGCTGCGGCTCTTCCCACGGCTGGCTCGTAGTCCTCGACGAAACCCCCTCTGTTCTCCTCTTAAACCCCCTCACCCGAGCCAAGGTCCACCTCCCTCCCCTCTCCACCTTCCCTAACGTCGTCCGCTTCGATTATTCCGAAATTGGCCGAGAATACTTGCTCCGATCATCCTCCTCTGGCGAGCTCTATACGCGCAGTTTGAGGCAAATGCGCGATTCCTTTGTCAAGAAAGTGGTTCTGTCGTGTAGCCCTTTGGAAGCAAACGGTTTCATTGCCTTGGCGATACTCAATCAAACGGGTGACTTGGCTTTCTGTAAGAACGGAGATCAATCGTGGACCATAATCGACGATGCGCTTTCTTACAGCGAGGATGTCGTATATGTGGACGGATTGTTTTACGCTGTGAATAAATATGGAGGCGTTGCCGTGTGCGATGTTGGCGGTCAATCGCCTGGCGTTTCCATCATCGAAACGCCGAGACAAATGGGCGCTGACATGCAGTATTTGGTGAATTCAGGGGATGATTTGTTTCTGATTCCCCGATATTTAGATGTTGATTACGATAGTATGGATGATGAAGCAAACGTCTTTTATAGAACGGTGGGATTTGACGTTTTGAAAATGGATTGGAGGGGGCCAAGATGGGAGAAGGTTAGCAGCTTGGGGGGTAGAACGCTGTTTATTGGGCTGAATTCGTCCTTGTCACTATTGGCGTCTGATTTCCCTGGGTGTGTAGGAAACTGTATCTATTTTACAGACGATTACTCCGAGTTTAACTTTGAGACTGTGTTTGGTGGGCATGATTCGGGCATTTTCAGTTTATGGGATAAAACAATCCAACGCCAATGGAATTCGCATTGTCGAGTACACTGGCCCCCACCGCTTTGGGTTACACCTAATCCCTGCTGA
- the LOC107422338 gene encoding uncharacterized protein LOC107422338, whose protein sequence is MENPDTETKRSPPPPPPPSQEPEPKKLKMSTTTTSDDEDTGENTCNTKKQRYKRRKIAIFFAYCGVGYQGMQKNPGAKTIEGDLEEALYQSGAVPEQDRNIPKRYDWARSARTDKGVSAVGQVVSGRFYIDPPGFVDRLNSKLPSQIRIFGYKRVTASFNAKKFCDRRRYVYLLPTFALDTSSHRDRESVMASLGSDNEFVKCLECSERGRKVEGLFGKRNYQLRGAGMSVESSTLSNHSDAALDCRSSEETMVSPIIVNGDNSNCESKTEIIVENGDSAIKQVEDTILTSNESADLDSEVTLEEKKANDEGEPEKASGFSYGKEERERFNRILKCYEGTHNFHNFTTRTKAEDPAARRFIISFEANKVVTVEGIEFVKCEVVGQSFMLHQIRKMIGLAVAIMRHCAPESLLEKALQKDVNMNVPTAPEVGLYLDECLFSSYNQKWKDSHEELSMKAYEQEAEEFKMKQIYSHIASTERKEGVVGLWLHSLNHRNYPDLRVVDGASPT, encoded by the exons ATGGAGAACCCAGATACAGAAACGAAAAGATCTCCGCCGCCGCCTCCGCCTCCGTCTCAAGAACCAGAACCCAAGAAGCTCAAAATGTCCACCACTACTACCTCAGATGACGAAGACACCGGCGAAAATACCTGCAACACCAAAAAACAAAGATATAAACGTAGAAAAATTGCAATTTTCTTCGCTTATTGCGGTGTGGGATACCAAGGCATGCAAAAGAACCCAGGCGCCAAAACCATAGAAGGCGACCTTGAAGAGGCTCTGTACCAGTCCGGCGCGGTTCCTGAACAGGACCGCAACATTCCCAAACGCTATGATTGGGCCCGGTCGGCTCGTACAGATAAGGGAGTCAGCGCCGTCGGCCAGGTGGTGTCGGGTCGGTTCTATATCGACCCGCCGGGATTCGTCGACCGCCTCAATTCGAAACTCCCAAGTCAGATTCGAATTTTCGGGTACAAGCGCGTGACGGCATCGTTTAACGCTAAGAAGTTCTGTGATCGGAGAAGGTATGTTTATCTTCTTCCTACGTTTGCCCTTGATACTAGTTCGCATCGCGATAGAGAGAGCGTAATGGCTAGTTTAGGATCTGATAATGAGTTTGTTAAGTGTTTGGAATGCTCTGAAAGAGGCCGTAAGGTTGAGGGCCTATTCGGTAAGCGCAATTACCAATTGAGAGGTGCGGGTATGAGTGTCGAGTCAAGCACTTTGTCTAATCACTCTGATGCTGCTTTAGACTGTAGAAGCAGTGAGGAAACTATGGTTTCTCCAATCATTGTTAATGGCGATAATTCAAATTGTGAATCGAAAACGGAAATTATTGTTGAAAATGGGGATTCTGCAATTAAGCAGGTTGAAGATACAATTTTGACCTCGAATGAGAGCGCTGATTTGGATTCCGAGGTTACTCTGGAGGAAAAGAAAGCTAATGATGAGGGTGAGCCTGAAAAGGCAAGTGGATTTTCTTACGGTAAGGAGGAAAGAGAACGATTCAATAGAATTTTGAAGTGCTACGAAGGTACTCATAATTTCCACAATTTCACTACCAGGACAAAAGCCGAAGATCCTGCAGCTCGTCGCTTCATAATTTCATTTGAGGCAAACAAAGTAGTAACGGTCGAGGGCATTGAATTTGTCAAGTGTGAGGTTGTGGGACAAAGCTTCATGCTTCATCAGATCAGGAAAATGATAGGGCTTGCAGTGGCAATCATGAGACACTGTGCTCCGGAGTCGTTGTTAGAGAAGGCTCTGCAGAA GGATGTGAATATGAATGTGCCTACGGCTCCTGAGGTTGGTTTATACTTGGACGAGTGCCTCTTTTCGTCCTATAACCAAAAATGGAAAGACAGTCATGAAGAGCTTTCAATGAAAGCGTATGAACAAGAGGCGGAAGAGTTCAAAATGAAACAGATTTATTCTCATATTGCATCGACGGAACGTAAAGAAGGTGTGGTGGGTCTCTGGTTGCACTCTCTCAACCACCGAAATTATCCAGATTTACGTGTTGTCGACGGTGCTAGCCCAACTTAG
- the LOC107422710 gene encoding uncharacterized protein LOC107422710: MSHSPSSSTLSLSEQQNVIEKQQVFKIQGRDKHGHNVLHIVGRFFPSRLVSSKALNKFLEERIFVELGEKPFSVVYFHTGVQRSENFPGISLLRTIYEAFPVNAKDHLEALYFVHPGIQARLFLAAFGRLLFSAGLYKKLKYVNRLEFLWDHVRRNEMEIPAHVYDHDEELEYRPIMDYGIESDHPRVYGEPLEYYYPVSMYSMRCIA; the protein is encoded by the exons ATGAGTCATTCTCCGTCTTCCTCGACACTTTCTCTGTCGGAGCAACAAAATGTTATTGAAAAACAACAAGTTTTTAAGATCCAAGGACGTGATAAACATGGTCATAACGTTCTTCACATCGTAGGGAGGTTCTTTCCAA GTCGGCTTGTGAGCAGCAAGGCTTTGAACAAGTTTTTGGAGGAGAGAATTTTCGTAGAGTTGGGAGAAAAGCCGTTTTCAGTGGTGTACTTTCACACAGGAGTTCAACGAAGTGAAAACTTCCCCGGAATCTCTTTACTGCGAACAATCTACGAGGCTTTCCCCGTCAACGCCAAGGATCACCTTGAAGCTCTTTATTTTGTCCATCCGGGTATACAGGCCCGTCTCTTCCTGGCCGCCTTCGGTCGTCTGCTTTTCAGTGCAGG GCTGTACAAGAAGCTCAAGTACGTGAACAGGCTGGAGTTTCTTTGGGACCATGTGAGGAGGAACGAGATGGAAATACCGGCGCATGTGTATGATCACGATGAGGAGCTGGAGTACCGTCCAATAATGGACTACGGCATAGAGAGTGATCACCCCAGAGTCTACGGTGAGCCCTTGGAGTACTACTATCCTGTGTCCATGTATTCCATGCGCTGCATCGCCTAG
- the LOC107422501 gene encoding pentatricopeptide repeat-containing protein At5g40410, mitochondrial: MLALPSSSIIFVPLSYFWLNTNRFMYVRHCPFILYKLFTKKRFHGVFLPPPSRQFHSHSIPEPLVSTLIFAISSCSSSSHCRAIHARVIKSVNYSDGFVGDQLVSCYAKLGCVKDAQQLFDAMLVKDLVSWNNLITWLSRSGYVAKCLNALFRMKLEVGIKPNEVTLIAIISACTSRGALDEGKYIHGFAVKLGFLLETKVVNSLMNMYGKFGNLHAACQLFETMIFHNVVSWNLRIAIYTQNGFARVGIDNFNIMRWSGIKPDDGTMAALFQACENIGVGKLGEAIHCLIINCGLRASVTVSTVLLDMYSKLGRLNDSRKVFEELTNPDRIAWTAMLAGYAVHGHGKEAVELFENMVREGVEPDHVTFTHLLNACSHSGLVKQGKIFFETMLEVCKVEPRLDHYSCMVDLLGRSGLLNDAYELIRSMPMEPNSGVWGALFGACRVHGNIELGKEVAEKMFALDPSDCRNYIMLSNIYSAAGLWGDAAKVRTLMKDRGIIREPGCSFVEHGNKIHRFVVGDRTHPDSDKIYMKLEEVIGKIREAGFVSKTEFVLHDVEEEVKEDMINKHSEKLAIAFGLLVTDAGMPLIITKNLRICGDCHDTAKLVSLVEERTIIIRDCKRFHHFSSGSCSCGDYW; this comes from the coding sequence ATGCTGGCTCTACCCTCTTCATCGATTATATTTGTTCCTCTCTCCTATTTTTGGCTCAATACCAACCGTTTCATGTATGTTCGCCATTGCCCATTTATTCTGTACAAGCTCTTTACCAAGAAAAGATTTCACGGCGTTTTCCTTCCTCCGCCCTCACGCCAATTCCACTCACACTCAATTCCAGAGCCTCTTGTCTCGACTTTAATTTTTGCTATAAGCTCCTGCTCTTCGTCCTCTCATTGCCGCGCTATTCACGCCCGGGTTATCAAATCTGTGAATTATAGCGATGGGTTCGTTGGTGATCAACTGGTGTCGTGTTACGCTAAATTGGGCTGTGTTAAAGACGCACAACAGTTGTTTGATGCAATGCTTGTCAAGGATTTGGTCTCCTGGAATAATTTGATTACATGGCTTTCTCGAAGTGGATACGTGGCTAAGTGCCTGAATGCATTATTTAGGATGAAATTGGAAGTGGGAATAAAACCCAATGAGGTTACCCTTATAGCTATAATCTCAGCTTGTACCAGCAGGGGAGCTCTGGATGAAGGCAAGTACATTCATGGATTTGCGGTGAAATTGGGTTTCTTGTTGGAAACAAAGGTAGTTAATTCTCTTATGAACATGTATGGAAAGTTTGGGAATTTACATGCAGCGTGTCAGTTGTTTGAGACAATGATATTTCATAATGTAGTATCATGGAATTTAAGGATTGCAATTTATACACAGAATGGTTTTGCAAGAGTCGgaattgataattttaatataatgagATGGAGTGGGATTAAACCTGATGATGGCACTATGGCAGCCTTGTTTCAGGCTTGTGAAAATATTGGTGTAGGAAAACTAGGAGAAGCCATTCATTGTTTAATCATTAACTGTGGCCTCAGAGCAAGTGTCACAGTTTCCACCGTGCTTTTAGATATGTATTCGAAATTGGGTAGATTAAATGATTCACGAAAGGTTTTCGAAGAGCTAACTAATCCCGACAGAATAGCTTGGACTGCCATGCTCGCGGGCTATGCTGTGCATGGGCATGGGAAAGAAGCTGTAGAGCTCTTTGAAAACATGGTTAGGGAAGGCGTGGAGCCTGATCATGTTACCTTCACTCATTTGTTGAATGCTTGTAGCCACTCGGGGCTTGTCAAGCAGGGGAAAATTTTCTTCGAAACTATGCTTGAAGTTTGTAAAGTTGAGCCCAGATTGGATCATTATTCTTGCATGGTTGATCTTCTGGGACGCTCTGGACTGTTAAACGATGCTTATGAGCTAATTAGAAGCATGCCGATGGAGCCAAATTCCGGTGTCTGGGGGGCTCTTTTTGGTGCTTGTAGAGTTCATGGAAACATTGAACTTGGAAAGGAAGTTGCAGAGAAGATGTTTGCTTTAGACCCATCAGATTGTAGAAACTATATCATGCTATCAAATATTTACTCTGCTGCTGGCTTATGGGGGGATGCTGCAAAGGTTAGGACTCTAATGAAGGATAGAGGTATCATCAGAGAACCTGGCTGTAGTTTTGTCGAACATGGAAACAAGATCCATCGCTTTGTAGTGGGAGATCGAACACATCCTGATTCAGATAAGATATATATGAAGTTGGAAGAAGTGATTGGAAAAATCCGGGAGGCTGGATTTGTGTCTAAAACTGAATTTGTTCTACATGATGTTGAAGAGGAGGTGAAAGAAGATATGATCAATAAGCACAGCGAGAAGTTAGCCATTGCATTTGGGCTTTTGGTGACCGATGCTGGCATGCCATTAATTATAACCAAAAACCTTAGAATCTGTGGTGACTGCCACGACACTGCTAAGCTCGTATCATTGGTTGAAGAACGAACTATCATTATCCGAGATTGTAAGCGGTTTCACCATTTTTCCAGTGGCTCTTGTTCGTGTGGAGATTACTGGTAA
- the LOC107422694 gene encoding glutathione S-transferase: protein MATPVKVYGPPISTAVSRVLACILEKDVQFQLIPVNMSKGEHKKPDFLKIQPFGQVPAFQDDNISLFESRAICRYICEKYADKGNKGLYGTNPLARASIDQWLEAEGQSFNPPSSALVFQLAFAPRMKLKQDQVVIKQNEEKLRKVLDIYEKRLGDSQFLAGDEFSLADLSHLPNSHYLMSAADTRDLFTSRKNVERWWDEISSRDSWKKVVELHKSP, encoded by the exons ATGGCCACTCCAGTCAAAGTATATGGACCGCCCATCTCCACTGCTGTGTCAAGGGTTTTAGCCTGTATTCTTGAGAAAGATGTGCAGTTTCAACTCATTCCCGTTAACATGTCCAAAGGCGAACACAAGAAGCCCGATTTCCTCAAGATCCAG CCCTTTGGCCAAGTACCAGCTTTTCAAGACGATAACATCTCCCTCTTCG AGTCCAGAGCCATATGCCGGTATATTTGTGAGAAATACGCAGACAAGGGAAACAAGGGATTGTACGGAACAAACCCCTTGGCAAGAGCCTCCATAGATCAATGGCTAGAAGCTGAAGGGCAAAGCTTCAACCCACCAAGCTCAGCTTTGGTCTTTCAGCTGGCGTTCGCACCAAGAATGAAGCTTAAGCAAGACCAAGTAGTGATCAAGCAGAATGAAGAAAAGCTGAGGAAGGTGCTCGACATTTACGAGAAGAGACTCGGCGATAGCCAGTTCTTGGCGGGAGATGAATTCTCTTTGGCGGATCTTTCCCATTTGCCCAATTCTCACTACTTGATGAGTGCGGCTGATACGAGAGATCTGTTCACCTCCAGGAAGAATGTGGAAAGGTGGTGGGATGAGATTTCCAGCAGAGATTCGTGGAAGAAAGTGGTTGAGTTGCACAAGAGTCCGTAA
- the LOC107422569 gene encoding high mobility group B protein 9, giving the protein MSAEGRNTGWNGVQGVHYPAPLASHEDVVKDPIVFWDTLRRFHFLMNTKFMIPVIGGKELDLHILYVEVTRRGGFEKVVAEKKWREVGTIFMFSPTTTSASFVLRKHYSCLLYHYEQVYFFKIQGPPCTPTVASPVSSFKPELAIVQYSSKAIKDCPDPLIEGIGTIDGKFECGYLVSVKLGSEILSGVLYHPEQPGTSIPIPQSSNALVPYTGKPRHVRRRRSRRRGDPNYPKPNRSGYNFFFAEKHYKLKSLFPNREREFTKMIGESWSNLSPEERMVYQNIGLKDKERYKRELKEYKERMKVRQTVEVNRAGY; this is encoded by the exons ATGTCGGCAGAGGGCAGAAACACGGGCTGGAATGGAGTGCAGGGTGTGCACTATCCTGCACCACTTGCTTCCCATGAGGACGTAGTCAAGGACCCTATTGTTTTTTGGGACACTCTCAGGCGCTTCCATTTTTTGATGAATACCAAGTTCAT GATTCCTGTTATCGGTGGAAAGGAGCTAGATTTGCATATTTTATATGTGGAGGTAACAAGAAGGGGTGGCTTTGAGAAG GTTGTTGCAGAGAAGAAATGGAGGGAAGTGGGTACTATTTTTATGTTCTCCCCAACAACAACGAGTGCGTCATTTGTGTTGAGGAAACACTACTCTTGTCTTCTATATCACTATGAACAGGTTTACTTCTTTAAGATACAAGGTCCTCCATGCACCCCAACAG TTGCATCTCCTGTGAGCTCGTTCAAACCCGAATTGGCTATTGTGCAATATTCCTCTAAAGCGATAAAAGATTGTCCGGATCCGCTTATTGAAg GAATTGGAACAATTGATGGGAAATTCGAGTGTGGTTATTTGGTGTCTGTGAAGTTGGGTTCAGAGATCCTCAGTGGAGTACTCTACCATCCAGAACAGCCAGGAACTTCTATCCCAATTCCACAATCGAGCAATGCGCTTGTACCATACACTGGCAAACCTCGACATGTGCGGAGGAGGAGAAGCAGAAGAAGGGGAGACCCCAACTATCCAAAACCAAATAGGAGTGGTTATAATTTCTTCTTTGCTGAGAAGCATTATAAGCTCAAATCCCTCTTTCCAAATAGAGAACGGGAGTTCACCAAGATGATTGGCGAGTCTTGGAGCAACCTCAGTCCAGAAGAGAGGATG GTTTATCAGAATATTGGgttgaaagacaaagaaaggtACAAAAGAGAGTTGAAAGAATATAAAGAGAGAATGAAGGTCAGGCAGACAGTGGAAGTCAACCGAGCTGGTTATTAG